From a region of the Nonlabens sp. Hel1_33_55 genome:
- a CDS encoding SusC/RagA family TonB-linked outer membrane protein — MAFSQNIISGSVTAADTGEPLLNVTVFVKGTTIGTVTDFDGNFSFDAQTENPTLVFSYVGYLNKEIVIVDQTNLTVSLEPSQEALDEIVIIGYGSVKKSDLTGSVVSIGGEALTKQPISNVAEALTGRLAGVQVTSSEGSPDAEINLKVRGAGSLTQDSSPLIIVDGFPIASLNDISPTDIETITVLKDASSTAIYGSRGANGVVLVTTKKGQTGKISVSSNAYFGYSKIANTIDVLQPEDFVLWQREYALLRDLPETYERFFGEWQDYDQYIGLKGNNWQKLVYGEQGKVNSRDLAIRGGSDKINFNFNYAHFDQKAIQIGSDFKRDNLSLALKSKARENLSLAFTIRYSDTEINGGGANEQNEFSSADARLRNSVGYSPIPLPGITTTNTDEALAGYLVNPLVSVADNQRQQNRRNYNLLGGITWEVIDNLELQSDLGIDFRNDLDYRFYGRSTYYSNNIPTAENQGLPSLILSDRKRESFRNANTLNYDFKEFLNNDQNLQILLGQEIIINKDTRTTTEINGYPTDFTFDNAVSLTTQGSPNLVDNFISADDKLLSFFGRANYSLLNRYLFTATFRADGSSKFARGNRWGYFPSAAIAWKLDQEDFLNEVNWIEALKLRVSYGAVGNNNIPPNQAVQTFESNDTNFLNNISDYWSTSNTLFNPDLKWETTVTQNAGLDFSLFKGRFSGTAEVYKNVTSDLLVRFPTPGTGYISQFRNLGEIQNTGIDLTLNYTLFNEENYGADLSFNVGFNTNRLNSLGGDLQNFGENTNWASSQINNDYLVEVGKPIGLMYGYVSNGRYEIEDFNYDANATQPYTLIDGVPSNEGIVGTPRPGNMKLKDLNGDGIIDVDDQTFIGDANPDAVGGFVLNANAYGFDLTAAFNFSIGNDVYNANKIEFSTSNLNSQYRNLSTVQADGVRWTNLNPETGLLVQDPQELAALNANTTLWSPFSDRFVFSDWAVEDGSFLRLNTLSLGYTLPGSLISDYGLTKIRFYATANNVFILTKYSGLDPEVSTRRRTPLTPGVDFSPYPRSRQIVFGLNLNF; from the coding sequence TTGGCATTTAGTCAAAATATAATAAGTGGTAGTGTTACCGCAGCTGATACTGGAGAGCCTTTGTTAAATGTTACTGTTTTTGTTAAAGGCACAACTATAGGTACGGTGACTGATTTTGATGGTAACTTCTCTTTTGATGCACAGACTGAGAATCCTACACTGGTGTTCTCTTATGTAGGCTATCTAAACAAAGAAATTGTGATAGTTGATCAAACCAATCTTACCGTTAGTTTGGAACCTAGTCAGGAAGCCCTGGATGAGATTGTCATAATAGGTTATGGATCAGTCAAAAAATCTGATCTAACCGGATCTGTAGTATCTATTGGAGGAGAGGCATTGACAAAACAACCTATTTCAAACGTGGCCGAGGCTCTTACAGGACGTCTAGCAGGTGTACAAGTAACCTCTTCTGAAGGATCTCCCGATGCAGAAATAAATCTAAAAGTTCGTGGCGCCGGGTCTTTGACACAGGACAGTTCGCCCTTGATCATAGTGGATGGTTTTCCTATCGCTAGTTTGAATGATATTTCACCAACTGATATTGAGACTATAACAGTTCTGAAAGATGCTTCCTCAACGGCAATCTACGGTTCTCGTGGAGCAAATGGGGTAGTTCTCGTCACCACCAAGAAAGGTCAAACAGGAAAAATAAGTGTTAGCTCAAATGCATACTTTGGGTATAGTAAAATTGCAAATACCATCGATGTTTTGCAACCAGAGGATTTCGTCTTGTGGCAACGTGAGTATGCACTACTAAGAGATCTTCCAGAAACATACGAGCGGTTCTTTGGAGAATGGCAAGATTATGATCAGTACATAGGTTTGAAAGGGAATAACTGGCAAAAACTGGTTTATGGAGAGCAAGGAAAAGTCAATAGTCGGGATCTAGCCATAAGAGGTGGATCTGATAAAATTAATTTTAATTTCAATTATGCACATTTCGATCAAAAAGCTATCCAGATAGGTTCCGATTTTAAAAGAGATAACCTATCGCTTGCATTAAAAAGTAAGGCCCGTGAAAACTTATCCCTTGCATTTACAATACGATATTCTGACACAGAAATAAATGGTGGTGGCGCTAATGAACAGAATGAATTTTCATCTGCAGATGCACGTCTAAGAAATAGTGTAGGATATTCTCCTATTCCTCTTCCAGGTATTACAACTACCAATACTGACGAGGCATTAGCTGGATATCTAGTAAATCCATTAGTTTCAGTTGCAGATAATCAAAGACAACAAAACAGAAGGAACTACAATCTGTTGGGTGGTATAACATGGGAGGTCATTGATAATCTTGAACTGCAATCTGATCTAGGTATCGATTTCAGAAATGATCTGGATTACCGTTTTTATGGACGGTCTACATATTACTCTAATAACATACCAACTGCCGAAAATCAAGGTTTACCATCATTGATCTTATCAGACCGTAAACGTGAATCATTTAGAAACGCAAATACACTTAATTATGACTTCAAAGAGTTTTTGAATAATGACCAGAATCTACAGATATTATTAGGGCAGGAAATCATTATTAATAAAGACACTCGTACGACTACAGAAATTAATGGGTATCCAACTGACTTTACATTTGATAACGCCGTAAGCTTGACCACACAAGGTTCTCCCAATCTGGTAGATAATTTTATAAGTGCAGATGACAAGTTATTATCCTTCTTTGGACGTGCTAATTATAGCTTATTAAACCGCTATCTATTTACTGCAACATTCAGAGCAGATGGATCCAGTAAGTTCGCAAGGGGAAATAGATGGGGTTACTTCCCGTCAGCTGCTATTGCTTGGAAACTGGATCAGGAAGATTTTCTTAATGAAGTAAACTGGATTGAAGCACTAAAATTAAGAGTCAGTTACGGTGCGGTAGGTAACAACAATATTCCTCCCAATCAAGCGGTTCAAACCTTTGAATCAAATGACACCAACTTCCTAAATAACATCAGTGATTACTGGTCGACGTCAAATACACTTTTCAACCCAGACCTAAAATGGGAAACTACTGTAACTCAAAATGCTGGTTTAGATTTTAGTCTATTTAAAGGTCGTTTTTCAGGTACCGCAGAGGTTTACAAAAATGTGACTTCAGATCTTCTCGTACGCTTTCCAACACCGGGAACTGGGTATATAAGTCAGTTCAGAAACTTGGGAGAAATACAAAATACTGGTATTGATCTTACATTAAACTACACTTTGTTTAACGAAGAGAATTACGGTGCTGATCTTTCCTTCAATGTTGGATTCAATACGAATAGACTTAATTCATTAGGAGGCGACCTGCAAAATTTTGGAGAAAATACTAACTGGGCGTCATCTCAAATAAACAATGATTACCTAGTGGAAGTAGGAAAACCTATAGGATTAATGTATGGATACGTAAGTAATGGAAGATATGAAATTGAAGACTTCAATTATGATGCTAACGCAACACAGCCATACACATTGATTGATGGAGTTCCTAGCAATGAAGGAATAGTAGGTACACCAAGACCTGGAAATATGAAATTGAAGGATCTTAATGGCGACGGTATTATAGATGTCGATGATCAAACTTTTATAGGAGATGCAAATCCAGATGCCGTAGGAGGTTTTGTTCTTAATGCAAATGCTTATGGATTTGATCTTACAGCTGCATTCAATTTCAGCATAGGTAATGATGTTTATAATGCAAATAAGATTGAGTTTAGCACCTCAAACCTCAATAGCCAATATCGTAATTTGAGCACGGTACAGGCAGATGGAGTACGCTGGACTAATTTGAACCCAGAAACAGGATTATTAGTACAAGACCCTCAAGAATTAGCAGCGCTTAATGCGAATACCACATTATGGTCTCCATTTTCAGATAGGTTTGTTTTTAGTGACTGGGCAGTTGAAGATGGATCTTTCCTACGTTTAAATACATTGAGTTTAGGTTACACGTTACCAGGTTCCCTTATTTCAGATTACGGTCTCACTAAAATAAGGTTCTACGCCACTGCCAATAATGTATTTATTCTTACTAAATACTCAGGTCTTGATCCAGAGGTTTCAACTCGTAGAAGAACACCTCTAACACCAGGTGTTGACTTCTCTCCATATCCTAGAAGTAGACAAATAGTATTTGGACTTAACCTTAATTTCTAA
- a CDS encoding RagB/SusD family nutrient uptake outer membrane protein, giving the protein MKYIKLAIVIFSISLFNSCEDVEGEFLEAPAQSSLEESVIFSTFGLAKGAVDGILEPMGQTNSYRGRFIPFYGFNTDAERNYNSTQANNATAELMIYDAEPTNPQMNTDNNAWAQMYLGIERANICINGLRSFGNIDENEDLGQLLGEALTYRAVYYADLMKAWGDVPARFEPITPETLYLPKTNRDEIYKRIISDLEEASQLVAWPNENSLTTSVERVNKAFVKSLRARLAMVASGFQQYPDGVRRSNDPELSVNNMYTLALAEADTVINSGRVQLAPTFERLWRDLNEEVVSAGRESLWEIPFAAGRGRVLFSFAVRHRGIDQHTAQPRGGIAGPLPNLFYDYNENDTRRDITCIPYEYGTPIDGFAQQELVGLSTWYFGKFRYEWMNRYVTSTNDDGVNKIYMRYAEVLLLAAEAANELQGPGAAAPYLKQVRRRAFPSSMQAQQVDSYVDNLGSKQAMFDALVLENKYEFTGEAERKQNLIRWNLLGANLREAKMKLANLQNRSGEYADVPTTLYFRYAEDNETLEIFGLNRGETQSPGPEFSEFNWTTLEDVDINTLFKEGVDPDDRQFWPIWQTFIDGSNGQLVNDYGY; this is encoded by the coding sequence ATGAAATATATAAAACTTGCTATTGTAATATTTTCCATAAGTCTTTTCAATTCTTGTGAGGATGTTGAAGGGGAATTTTTAGAAGCACCAGCACAATCGTCCTTAGAGGAGTCTGTAATTTTTTCAACTTTTGGACTTGCCAAAGGTGCCGTTGACGGGATACTGGAACCAATGGGACAAACCAACTCTTATCGTGGACGCTTTATACCATTTTATGGTTTCAATACTGATGCAGAAAGAAATTACAATTCTACTCAAGCGAACAATGCCACAGCAGAATTAATGATATATGACGCAGAACCAACTAATCCTCAAATGAATACGGACAATAATGCGTGGGCACAAATGTATCTAGGTATTGAACGTGCCAATATTTGCATCAATGGGCTACGTAGTTTTGGAAATATAGATGAGAATGAAGACTTGGGTCAACTATTAGGAGAGGCATTGACTTATAGAGCTGTTTACTATGCTGACTTAATGAAGGCTTGGGGAGACGTTCCTGCTCGATTTGAACCTATCACTCCAGAAACTTTATACCTGCCAAAAACAAATAGAGATGAAATCTATAAAAGAATCATATCTGATTTAGAAGAGGCTTCACAACTGGTAGCGTGGCCTAACGAGAATTCACTTACAACATCAGTAGAACGTGTAAATAAAGCCTTTGTAAAGTCGCTTAGAGCTAGATTAGCCATGGTTGCTAGCGGCTTCCAGCAATATCCTGATGGTGTGAGAAGATCGAATGACCCAGAACTTTCTGTCAATAACATGTATACACTAGCTCTTGCAGAAGCTGACACCGTTATAAATAGTGGAAGAGTTCAACTGGCACCGACTTTCGAAAGACTATGGAGAGATCTTAATGAAGAAGTCGTAAGCGCTGGTAGAGAATCATTGTGGGAAATACCATTTGCCGCAGGTAGAGGACGTGTACTGTTTTCCTTTGCGGTGAGACATCGTGGAATTGATCAACACACGGCTCAACCTAGAGGCGGTATTGCAGGACCACTGCCTAATCTTTTTTATGACTATAATGAGAATGATACTCGCAGAGATATTACTTGTATTCCATATGAATATGGAACACCTATAGATGGCTTCGCTCAACAAGAACTGGTTGGGTTGAGTACTTGGTATTTTGGAAAATTTCGTTATGAATGGATGAACAGATATGTAACATCTACCAATGACGATGGAGTCAATAAAATCTATATGCGGTATGCAGAAGTACTATTATTAGCAGCTGAAGCTGCTAATGAATTGCAGGGACCAGGAGCAGCTGCACCGTATTTGAAGCAAGTACGTAGAAGAGCCTTTCCATCGTCTATGCAAGCACAACAAGTGGATTCATATGTAGACAATTTAGGTTCTAAACAAGCAATGTTTGATGCGCTTGTTTTGGAAAATAAGTATGAGTTTACAGGTGAGGCAGAGAGAAAGCAAAATCTCATTAGATGGAATTTGCTTGGTGCCAACTTACGAGAAGCTAAGATGAAACTAGCAAACCTTCAAAATCGTTCTGGAGAATACGCTGATGTGCCTACCACTCTTTATTTTAGATATGCAGAGGATAATGAAACTTTGGAGATTTTTGGATTGAATAGAGGCGAAACCCAATCACCAGGACCTGAATTTTCTGAATTTAACTGGACTACATTAGAAGATGTGGATATCAACACCTTATTTAAAGAAGGCGTTGATCCAGACGACCGACAATTCTGGCCTATATGGCAAACCTTTATTGACGGTAGCAACGGTCAACTAGTGAATGATTACGGGTACTAA
- a CDS encoding Gfo/Idh/MocA family oxidoreductase gives MKQIRTALCSYGMSGHLFHAPFIEANPGFELYAVWERNKDVAVKKYPKIKTVRNLEDLLMDDSIELIIVNTPNITHFEFAKQIIEAGKHLVIEKPFAVTGNQCHELIELAAKYHVMLSVYHNRRWDSDFKTVQRVYNSGVLGELVDAEFHYDRYESNLSYKTHKEKPTLGVGSLYDLGSHLIDQALVLFGMPASVYGYLDAFRDKSQVADYFDVKLYYKEFVVTLKSSYFVKEPQAAYILNGKNGSFIKSKADIQEAQLQKEIAPNTINWGKEPASEQGLLHVLKDGPFKKEKVPTEVGNYASFYNGIYDSIRNNQPVPVLPEEALNVIVVIEAAIKSNQEKKVINL, from the coding sequence ATGAAACAAATCAGAACAGCTCTATGTTCCTATGGCATGAGTGGGCATTTATTTCACGCGCCTTTTATTGAGGCAAATCCTGGCTTTGAGCTTTATGCAGTTTGGGAGAGAAACAAAGATGTTGCCGTAAAAAAGTATCCAAAGATTAAAACAGTAAGAAATCTGGAGGATTTGCTGATGGATGATAGTATCGAACTGATTATTGTGAATACTCCCAACATTACCCATTTTGAATTTGCAAAACAAATCATTGAAGCAGGTAAACATCTGGTAATTGAAAAACCATTTGCGGTTACGGGTAATCAATGCCATGAATTAATAGAGTTGGCAGCAAAGTATCACGTCATGCTCTCAGTCTATCACAATAGAAGATGGGATAGTGATTTTAAGACCGTTCAACGGGTTTACAATTCTGGAGTTCTAGGAGAGCTCGTAGATGCAGAATTCCACTATGACAGATATGAGTCCAATTTGAGCTACAAAACCCATAAAGAGAAGCCAACACTTGGGGTTGGTAGTTTATATGATCTGGGATCGCATTTGATTGATCAAGCGTTGGTGTTGTTTGGGATGCCGGCATCAGTTTACGGTTATCTTGATGCCTTTAGGGATAAATCACAAGTAGCCGATTATTTTGACGTCAAGCTATATTATAAGGAGTTTGTTGTCACCTTGAAGTCCAGTTATTTTGTAAAAGAACCACAAGCAGCTTATATCCTAAATGGTAAAAATGGATCCTTCATTAAGTCAAAAGCAGATATTCAAGAAGCGCAACTTCAAAAAGAGATTGCTCCTAACACCATCAATTGGGGTAAGGAGCCAGCCTCAGAACAAGGTTTGTTACATGTTTTGAAAGATGGACCATTCAAGAAAGAAAAAGTGCCAACGGAAGTTGGAAATTATGCTTCCTTTTATAATGGAATCTATGATTCTATTAGAAATAATCAGCCTGTTCCAGTTCTACCAGAAGAAGCACTCAATGTAATTGTGGTCATCGAGGCCGCAATTAAAAGTAACCAAGAGAAAAAAGTCATCAATTTATGA